In Brachypodium distachyon strain Bd21 chromosome 2, Brachypodium_distachyon_v3.0, whole genome shotgun sequence, one genomic interval encodes:
- the LOC100846606 gene encoding chromatin modification-related protein EAF1 B isoform X3, protein MGKACFCGPFDTERCSMGGIVECGLSTNTKASPRRVAIEKAQEELRQEYDVREDRRRELEFLVKGGNPLDFKLGHVASLSVQSTSVTDQIAEQNVISEAKGSFALDASPHGDSVESSGKPGSSSCREANTADNLMLLDGGTSNIGVEKLIKRGTKRTSTAQPEQSLCNDVQNIKEAEESGLFRLGAKSQAYARRRSKSSRENANNAPVRSPPVHPLSSQLKDAKGVIQEAKNDDHGASSIASPKPTISNGNSMLKKASLDNQVVDEMDGVQPIHPGQQKEKHEMTNNEDDTLAPEISPNSVTDNSQLTRGGQMTTAAAYAESPNAILKETSSKTSFPSAYSRVFREAHNHEKAGNGCCDKIMVDAHTDDTENKASVPHPAIETTSFNENRVDLTRRDAIKIIDEHSGKTDNFVSGKAGESSDESLSNVVSHDSNVKKIGLLEGSSRATAMDDSSTPIQPEVNSAVEDEIEVRNKVIGAQKETVHVTTSDCNKGNRAAGSNLDRNNTYSSALNGPDKSDFVSVPPVLLTEDMPDSVHNLDGTINKCSGNEATLAKKECEDSIMAKKEYEDSVLKAAQFIEVNVKRAGERALCNISLEKKRKSHWEFVLEEMAWMANDFMQERLWRCAAAAQMCHWIASSGRDAFEEANIHKKQKSVARFLAKGILSFWRSAETLRATSGEIPKATQIEKSVGHEETKLAGIKAGKELGDESFEQDKSKLSDQSPIWSYALRFLEYNCNAPECLSLAEAPPTPERLNDFGILKVPDQLSEENLFYVVAPGAMHTYRESVESLFVYNKRFVNTGHKDDYDPSTCDSVSDIHRENAYEDDEGEGYTYSTSKLGHKKKQQMHQRMNGTRPYDIGVDLPYDPCLESKSGNKPFLSNGKRPPDFLSIPTKRIRTAARQRVASPFPAGVAGASQFTSKTDASSGDTNSCQDDQSSLHGGFFPRKNADIESTVDFDRQLIYDGSEVSTKSKKKKKPKHPGYRTPQSGAESCTLIAGKKDYLKKRPEAYQFDSNGIIGVNGQHAGKKTKFAHQASDMSLEALAPLGPMASPGASQMSNMVNPTKIIKIITNRDRGRKIKVLKMAAGHSGPGSPWSNFEDQALVVLVHDMGQNWELVSDALNSIVQLKCIYRRPDECKDRHKLLTDKSSGDGADSADDSGSSQHYQSTLPGIPKGSARQLFQRLQGPFEEETLKTHFEKIIILGQNLRPCRRKGESQELKQINALHPSQLCPSNFSGGVLMPLDLCDAISSNPDALSVGYPGPHTSGLTLPNHHGSLGPTLPTSNMNVRVPGSPGTVLGSSLQSPSVMNAPSRDAQRYGVPRPTSLQGDEQQRIQYNHMLNGRSLQQPGVSVPGVLPPGVDRGVRMVSGANGMGIMTGLNRGPPIVRPGFPRLVPPGMLNMVSSGNILSNNGQGMQNTVNAHPGPGNRMLRPRDPVQMLRFSTQD, encoded by the exons ATGGGCAAAGCCTGCTTCTGTGGTCCATTTGATACTGAGCGGTGCTCTATGGGAGGAATTGTTGAATGTGGTTTGAGCACCAACACAAAAGCTTCCCCTCGCCGTGTGGCCATAGAGAAAGCGCAGGAGGAGCTGAG GCAGGAGTATGACGTCCGTGAAGATCGGAGGAGGGAGCTTGAGTTTTTAGTGAAG GGAGGCAATCCCTTGGATTTCAAACTTGGACATGTAGCATCGCTCAGTGTACAGTCCACTTCTGTTACAGATCAGATAGCTGAGCAAAATGTGATAAG TGAAGCTAAAGGCAGTTTTGCACTTGATGCATCACCTCATGGGGATTCGGTTGAAAGTAGCGGCAAACCAGGAAGTTCATCCTGTCGTGAAGCCAACACAGCCGATAATCTTATGCTTTTAGATGGAGGTACCAGCAACATAGGTGTGGAAAAACTTATCAAACGGGGCACTAAAAGGACTAGCACAGCTCAACCTGAGCAGTCCTTGTGCAATGATGTTCAAAATATAAAAGAAGCCGAGGAGTCTGGTTTGTTCCGCCTTGGGGCAAAGAGCCAAGCATATGCTCGGCGAAGGTCAAAGTCAAGCAGGGAGAATGCAAATAATGCACCTGTTAGGTCTCCACCGGTTCATCCTTTAAGTTCCCagttgaaagatgcaaaaGGGGTAATACAAGAAGCAAAAAATGATGATCATGGCGCCTCATCCATTGCCTCTCCGAAACCAACAATTTCAAATGGGAACAGTATGTTGAAGAAAGCATCATTAGATAACCAGGTGGTAGATGAGATGGACGGTGTTCAACCAATCCATCCAGgccagcaaaaagaaaagcatgaAATGACGAATAACGAAGATGACACGCTAGCTCCAGAAATCTCACCAAACAGTGTGACTGATAATTCACAGCTTACCAGAGGTGGTCAGATGACTACAGCAGCTGCCTATGCAGAATCTCCTAATGCTATTTTAAAAGAAACTTCATCAAAGACTTCTTTCCCATCTGCATACAGCAGGGTCTTTAGAGAAGCACACAATCATGAAAAGGCAGGTAACGGCTGCTGTGACAAAATCATGGTTGATGCTCACACAGATGATACGGAAAATAAGGCTTCTGTTCCACACCCTGCCATAGAAACGACTAGTTTTAATGAAAATCGAGTGGATCTAACTCGTAGAGATGCCATTAAAATTATTGACGAGCATTCTGGTAAAACTGATAATTTTGTATCAGGGAAGGCTGGTGAAAGTTCTGATGAAAGCTTGAGTAACGTTGTATCACATGACAGCAACGTCAAGAAAATTGGTCTACTGGAAGGCAGTAGCAGGGCCACTGCCATGGATGACAGTTCTACTCCTATACAACCAGAAGTCAACAGTGCTGTGGAAGATGAAATTGAAGTTAGGAACAAAGTAATTGGTGCGCAAAAGGAGACAGTACATGTTACTACTTCTGATTGCAACAAAGGGAATCGTGCGGCAGGTTCTAATTTGGATAGAAACAACACATATTCTAGTGCTTTGAATGGTCCCGATAAGTCGGATTTTGTTTCTGTGCCCCCCGTGTTGCTCACAGAGGATATGCCTGATTCTGTGCATAACCTTGATGGTACTATTAACAAATGTAGTGGAAATGAGGCAACACTGGCAAAGAAGGAATGCGAAGATTCTATCATGGCAAAGAAGGAATATGAAGATTCTGTACTTAAAGCGGCTCAGTTTATAGAG GTAAATGTTAAGAGAGCTGGTGAACGAGCTCTCTGCAATATTTCTTTGGAGAAGAAGCGGAAAAGTCACTGGGAGTTTGTTCTGGAAGAGATGGCTTGGATGGCAAATGACTTCATGCAG GAGCGTCTGTGGAGATGTGCAGCTGCAGCCCAAATGTGCCACTGGATTGCCTCCAGTGGTCGAGATGCATTTGAAGAAGCAAACATTCATAAAAAACAGAAATCTGTTGCTAGATTTCTGGCCAAGGGTATTTTGAGTTTTTGGCGTTCAGCTGAGACTTTACGAGCTACTAGTGGTGAGATTCCTAAAGCGACACAAATAGAGAAATCAGTTGGGCATGAAGAAACGAAGCTGGCTGGAATCAAAGCAGGAAAAGAACTG GGTGATGAATCCTTTGAACAAGACAAGTCTAAGTTGTCTGATCAATCTCCTATTTGGAGTTATGCTCTTCGGTTTCTGGAGTACAACTGTAATGCGCCCGAATGCCTTTCATTAGCTGAAGCACCTCCAACTCCTGAGAGGCTAAATGATTTTGGCATACTAAAAGTGCCAGATCAACTTTCAGAA gaAAATCTCTTTTATGTAGTAGCCCCTGGTGCAATGCACACATATAGAGAGTCAGTGGAGTCTCTATTTGTGTACAATAAG AGGTTCGTTAACACTGGACACAAGGATGATTATGATCCATCTACATGCGATTCTGTTTCAG ATATACATAGGGAGAATGCatatgaagatgatgaaggtGAGGGATACACTTATTCAACGTCCAAGTTGGGTCATAAGAAGAAACAACAGATGCATCAGAGGATGAATGGCACAAGACCATATGATATTGGTGTCGACTTGCCTTATGATCCATGCTTGGAAAGCAAGTCAGGAAACAAGCCGTTTTTATCGAATGGCAAAAGGCCTCCAGACTTCCTTTCAATTCCTACAAAGCGCATACGCACAGCTGCTAGACAACGAGTTGCAAGCCCCTTCCCGGCTGGTGTTGCTGGAGCCTCTCAGTTCACAAGTAAAACAGATGCCTCGAGTGGAGACACAAACTCCTGCCAAGATGATCAAAGTTCATTGCATGGAGGATTCTTTCCCAGGAAGAATGCAGATATCGAATCCACTGTTGATTTTGACAGACAATTAATATATGACGGCAGTGAGGTGTCTACTAAGtctaaaaagaagaaaaagccTAAGCACCCTGGATACAGGACACCACAAAGTGGGGCCGAGTCCTGTACCTTGATAGCTGGAAAG AAGGATTATTTGAAGAAGAGGCCAGAGGCTTATCAATTTGATTCAAATGGGATTATTG GGGTAAATGGCCAGCATGCTGGTAAGAAGACTAAATTTGCACATCAAGCATCAGATATGTCATTGGAGGCACTTGCACCACTTGGCCCGATGGCATCTCCAGGGGCATCACAAATGAGTAACATGGTAAACCCTACGAAGATTATAAAGATCATCACTAATCGGGACCGTGGAAGAAAAATTAAAGTACTGAAG ATGGCTGCTGGTCATTCCGGTCCTGGAAGTCCATGGTCAAATTTTGAGGATCAG GCTCTTGTTGTGCTTGTACATGATATGGGTCAAAACTGGGAATTAGTAAGCGACGCACTGAACAGCATTGTCCAACTGAAG TGTATATATAGAAGGCCTGATGAGTGTAAGGACCGTCATAAACTTCTAACGGATAAAAGTTCTGGTGATGGTGCTGATAGCGCAGATGACTCAGGCTCATCTCAACACTATCAATCCACTTTGCCTGGCATTCCGAAG GGTAGTGCCAGACAGCTGTTCCAGCGCCTTCAAGGACCATTCGAGGAAGAGACACTTAAGACACATTTCgagaaaataataatcctTGGGCAGAACTTGCGTCCATGTCGCAGAAAG GGGGAAAGCCAGGAGCTTAAGCAGATAAATGCACTTCACCCTTCTCAATTGTGTCCAAGCAACTTCTCTGGTGGTGTTTTGAT GCCACTTGATCTTTGTGATGCAATAAGTTCAAATCCGGATGCACTTTCTGTTGGTTACCCGGGACCTCATACGAGTGGTTTAACGCTTCCGAACCATCACGGTTCGCTTGGTCCTACCCTTCCAACTTCGAATATGAATGTTAGGGTACCAGGTTCTCCTGGTACGGTACTCGGCAGCAGTTTGCAGTCGCCTTCAGTAATGAATGCTCCCTCCAG GGATGCTCAGAGGTATGGTGTGCCTAGACCCACCTCCCTACAGGGTGATGAACAACAAAGAATTCAGTATAACCACATGCTCAATGGCAGAAGTCTTCAGCAACCTGGAGTTTCTGTTCCTGGTGTGTTGCCTCCTGGAGTTGATCGTGGTGTTCGAATGGTGTCTGGTGCTAACGGTATGGGAATTATGACTGGACTAAATCGAGGTCCACCTATTGTGAGACCTGGTTTTCCAAGGCTTGTTCCGCCAGGAATGCTAAATATGGTTTCGTCTGGGAACATACTATCTAACAACGGGCAAGGCATGCAAAATACAGTAAATGCCCATCCTGGCCCTGGAAATAGGATGTTGAGGCCACGTGATCCAGTGCAGATGCTTCGG TTCTCCACGCAAGATTAA
- the LOC100846606 gene encoding chromatin modification-related protein EAF1 B isoform X2, with product MGKACFCGPFDTERCSMGGIVECGLSTNTKASPRRVAIEKAQEELRQEYDVREDRRRELEFLVKGGNPLDFKLGHVASLSVQSTSVTDQIAEQNVISEAKGSFALDASPHGDSVESSGKPGSSSCREANTADNLMLLDGGTSNIGVEKLIKRGTKRTSTAQPEQSLCNDVQNIKEAEESGLFRLGAKSQAYARRRSKSSRENANNAPVRSPPVHPLSSQLKDAKGVIQEAKNDDHGASSIASPKPTISNGNSMLKKASLDNQVVDEMDGVQPIHPGQQKEKHEMTNNEDDTLAPEISPNSVTDNSQLTRGGQMTTAAAYAESPNAILKETSSKTSFPSAYSRVFREAHNHEKAGNGCCDKIMVDAHTDDTENKASVPHPAIETTSFNENRVDLTRRDAIKIIDEHSGKTDNFVSGKAGESSDESLSNVVSHDSNVKKIGLLEGSSRATAMDDSSTPIQPEVNSAVEDEIEVRNKVIGAQKETVHVTTSDCNKGNRAAGSNLDRNNTYSSALNGPDKSDFVSVPPVLLTEDMPDSVHNLDGTINKCSGNEATLAKKECEDSIMAKKEYEDSVLKAAQFIEVNVKRAGERALCNISLEKKRKSHWEFVLEEMAWMANDFMQERLWRCAAAAQMCHWIASSGRDAFEEANIHKKQKSVARFLAKGILSFWRSAETLRATSGEIPKATQIEKSVGHEETKLAGIKAGKELGDESFEQDKSKLSDQSPIWSYALRFLEYNCNAPECLSLAEAPPTPERLNDFGILKVPDQLSEENLFYVVAPGAMHTYRESVESLFVYNKRFVNTGHKDDYDPSTCDSVSDIHRENAYEDDEGEGYTYSTSKLGHKKKQQMHQRMNGTRPYDIGVDLPYDPCLESKSGNKPFLSNGKRPPDFLSIPTKRIRTAARQRVASPFPAGVAGASQFTSKTDASSGDTNSCQDDQSSLHGGFFPRKNADIESTVDFDRQLIYDGSEVSTKSKKKKKPKHPGYRTPQSGAESCTLIAGKKDYLKKRPEAYQFDSNGIIGVNGQHAGKKTKFAHQASDMSLEALAPLGPMASPGASQMSNMVNPTKIIKIITNRDRGRKIKVLKMAAGHSGPGSPWSNFEDQALVVLVHDMGQNWELVSDALNSIVQLKCIYRRPDECKDRHKLLTDKSSGDGADSADDSGSSQHYQSTLPGIPKGSARQLFQRLQGPFEEETLKTHFEKIIILGQNLRPCRRKGESQELKQINALHPSQLCPSNFSGGVLMPLDLCDAISSNPDALSVGYPGPHTSGLTLPNHHGSLGPTLPTSNMNVRVPGSPGTVLGSSLQSPSVMNAPSRDAQRYGVPRPTSLQGDEQQRIQYNHMLNGRSLQQPGVSVPGVLPPGVDRGVRMVSGANGMGIMTGLNRGPPIVRPGFPRLVPPGMLNMVSSGNILSNNGQGMQNTVNAHPGPGNRMLRPRDPVQMLRDTNGHIFG from the exons ATGGGCAAAGCCTGCTTCTGTGGTCCATTTGATACTGAGCGGTGCTCTATGGGAGGAATTGTTGAATGTGGTTTGAGCACCAACACAAAAGCTTCCCCTCGCCGTGTGGCCATAGAGAAAGCGCAGGAGGAGCTGAG GCAGGAGTATGACGTCCGTGAAGATCGGAGGAGGGAGCTTGAGTTTTTAGTGAAG GGAGGCAATCCCTTGGATTTCAAACTTGGACATGTAGCATCGCTCAGTGTACAGTCCACTTCTGTTACAGATCAGATAGCTGAGCAAAATGTGATAAG TGAAGCTAAAGGCAGTTTTGCACTTGATGCATCACCTCATGGGGATTCGGTTGAAAGTAGCGGCAAACCAGGAAGTTCATCCTGTCGTGAAGCCAACACAGCCGATAATCTTATGCTTTTAGATGGAGGTACCAGCAACATAGGTGTGGAAAAACTTATCAAACGGGGCACTAAAAGGACTAGCACAGCTCAACCTGAGCAGTCCTTGTGCAATGATGTTCAAAATATAAAAGAAGCCGAGGAGTCTGGTTTGTTCCGCCTTGGGGCAAAGAGCCAAGCATATGCTCGGCGAAGGTCAAAGTCAAGCAGGGAGAATGCAAATAATGCACCTGTTAGGTCTCCACCGGTTCATCCTTTAAGTTCCCagttgaaagatgcaaaaGGGGTAATACAAGAAGCAAAAAATGATGATCATGGCGCCTCATCCATTGCCTCTCCGAAACCAACAATTTCAAATGGGAACAGTATGTTGAAGAAAGCATCATTAGATAACCAGGTGGTAGATGAGATGGACGGTGTTCAACCAATCCATCCAGgccagcaaaaagaaaagcatgaAATGACGAATAACGAAGATGACACGCTAGCTCCAGAAATCTCACCAAACAGTGTGACTGATAATTCACAGCTTACCAGAGGTGGTCAGATGACTACAGCAGCTGCCTATGCAGAATCTCCTAATGCTATTTTAAAAGAAACTTCATCAAAGACTTCTTTCCCATCTGCATACAGCAGGGTCTTTAGAGAAGCACACAATCATGAAAAGGCAGGTAACGGCTGCTGTGACAAAATCATGGTTGATGCTCACACAGATGATACGGAAAATAAGGCTTCTGTTCCACACCCTGCCATAGAAACGACTAGTTTTAATGAAAATCGAGTGGATCTAACTCGTAGAGATGCCATTAAAATTATTGACGAGCATTCTGGTAAAACTGATAATTTTGTATCAGGGAAGGCTGGTGAAAGTTCTGATGAAAGCTTGAGTAACGTTGTATCACATGACAGCAACGTCAAGAAAATTGGTCTACTGGAAGGCAGTAGCAGGGCCACTGCCATGGATGACAGTTCTACTCCTATACAACCAGAAGTCAACAGTGCTGTGGAAGATGAAATTGAAGTTAGGAACAAAGTAATTGGTGCGCAAAAGGAGACAGTACATGTTACTACTTCTGATTGCAACAAAGGGAATCGTGCGGCAGGTTCTAATTTGGATAGAAACAACACATATTCTAGTGCTTTGAATGGTCCCGATAAGTCGGATTTTGTTTCTGTGCCCCCCGTGTTGCTCACAGAGGATATGCCTGATTCTGTGCATAACCTTGATGGTACTATTAACAAATGTAGTGGAAATGAGGCAACACTGGCAAAGAAGGAATGCGAAGATTCTATCATGGCAAAGAAGGAATATGAAGATTCTGTACTTAAAGCGGCTCAGTTTATAGAG GTAAATGTTAAGAGAGCTGGTGAACGAGCTCTCTGCAATATTTCTTTGGAGAAGAAGCGGAAAAGTCACTGGGAGTTTGTTCTGGAAGAGATGGCTTGGATGGCAAATGACTTCATGCAG GAGCGTCTGTGGAGATGTGCAGCTGCAGCCCAAATGTGCCACTGGATTGCCTCCAGTGGTCGAGATGCATTTGAAGAAGCAAACATTCATAAAAAACAGAAATCTGTTGCTAGATTTCTGGCCAAGGGTATTTTGAGTTTTTGGCGTTCAGCTGAGACTTTACGAGCTACTAGTGGTGAGATTCCTAAAGCGACACAAATAGAGAAATCAGTTGGGCATGAAGAAACGAAGCTGGCTGGAATCAAAGCAGGAAAAGAACTG GGTGATGAATCCTTTGAACAAGACAAGTCTAAGTTGTCTGATCAATCTCCTATTTGGAGTTATGCTCTTCGGTTTCTGGAGTACAACTGTAATGCGCCCGAATGCCTTTCATTAGCTGAAGCACCTCCAACTCCTGAGAGGCTAAATGATTTTGGCATACTAAAAGTGCCAGATCAACTTTCAGAA gaAAATCTCTTTTATGTAGTAGCCCCTGGTGCAATGCACACATATAGAGAGTCAGTGGAGTCTCTATTTGTGTACAATAAG AGGTTCGTTAACACTGGACACAAGGATGATTATGATCCATCTACATGCGATTCTGTTTCAG ATATACATAGGGAGAATGCatatgaagatgatgaaggtGAGGGATACACTTATTCAACGTCCAAGTTGGGTCATAAGAAGAAACAACAGATGCATCAGAGGATGAATGGCACAAGACCATATGATATTGGTGTCGACTTGCCTTATGATCCATGCTTGGAAAGCAAGTCAGGAAACAAGCCGTTTTTATCGAATGGCAAAAGGCCTCCAGACTTCCTTTCAATTCCTACAAAGCGCATACGCACAGCTGCTAGACAACGAGTTGCAAGCCCCTTCCCGGCTGGTGTTGCTGGAGCCTCTCAGTTCACAAGTAAAACAGATGCCTCGAGTGGAGACACAAACTCCTGCCAAGATGATCAAAGTTCATTGCATGGAGGATTCTTTCCCAGGAAGAATGCAGATATCGAATCCACTGTTGATTTTGACAGACAATTAATATATGACGGCAGTGAGGTGTCTACTAAGtctaaaaagaagaaaaagccTAAGCACCCTGGATACAGGACACCACAAAGTGGGGCCGAGTCCTGTACCTTGATAGCTGGAAAG AAGGATTATTTGAAGAAGAGGCCAGAGGCTTATCAATTTGATTCAAATGGGATTATTG GGGTAAATGGCCAGCATGCTGGTAAGAAGACTAAATTTGCACATCAAGCATCAGATATGTCATTGGAGGCACTTGCACCACTTGGCCCGATGGCATCTCCAGGGGCATCACAAATGAGTAACATGGTAAACCCTACGAAGATTATAAAGATCATCACTAATCGGGACCGTGGAAGAAAAATTAAAGTACTGAAG ATGGCTGCTGGTCATTCCGGTCCTGGAAGTCCATGGTCAAATTTTGAGGATCAG GCTCTTGTTGTGCTTGTACATGATATGGGTCAAAACTGGGAATTAGTAAGCGACGCACTGAACAGCATTGTCCAACTGAAG TGTATATATAGAAGGCCTGATGAGTGTAAGGACCGTCATAAACTTCTAACGGATAAAAGTTCTGGTGATGGTGCTGATAGCGCAGATGACTCAGGCTCATCTCAACACTATCAATCCACTTTGCCTGGCATTCCGAAG GGTAGTGCCAGACAGCTGTTCCAGCGCCTTCAAGGACCATTCGAGGAAGAGACACTTAAGACACATTTCgagaaaataataatcctTGGGCAGAACTTGCGTCCATGTCGCAGAAAG GGGGAAAGCCAGGAGCTTAAGCAGATAAATGCACTTCACCCTTCTCAATTGTGTCCAAGCAACTTCTCTGGTGGTGTTTTGAT GCCACTTGATCTTTGTGATGCAATAAGTTCAAATCCGGATGCACTTTCTGTTGGTTACCCGGGACCTCATACGAGTGGTTTAACGCTTCCGAACCATCACGGTTCGCTTGGTCCTACCCTTCCAACTTCGAATATGAATGTTAGGGTACCAGGTTCTCCTGGTACGGTACTCGGCAGCAGTTTGCAGTCGCCTTCAGTAATGAATGCTCCCTCCAG GGATGCTCAGAGGTATGGTGTGCCTAGACCCACCTCCCTACAGGGTGATGAACAACAAAGAATTCAGTATAACCACATGCTCAATGGCAGAAGTCTTCAGCAACCTGGAGTTTCTGTTCCTGGTGTGTTGCCTCCTGGAGTTGATCGTGGTGTTCGAATGGTGTCTGGTGCTAACGGTATGGGAATTATGACTGGACTAAATCGAGGTCCACCTATTGTGAGACCTGGTTTTCCAAGGCTTGTTCCGCCAGGAATGCTAAATATGGTTTCGTCTGGGAACATACTATCTAACAACGGGCAAGGCATGCAAAATACAGTAAATGCCCATCCTGGCCCTGGAAATAGGATGTTGAGGCCACGTGATCCAGTGCAGATGCTTCGG GACACAAATGGTCATATTTTTGGATGA